A portion of the Thermodesulfobacteriota bacterium genome contains these proteins:
- a CDS encoding EF-Tu/IF-2/RF-3 family GTPase codes for MEEKKVGQVIKYFGKIGVAAIRLSEGSLKVGDQIHIVGHTTDFTQTVESMQIENRNVQEAGPGADIGIKVKEKVREHDTVYKVVG; via the coding sequence ATGGAAGAGAAGAAGGTGGGACAGGTGATCAAATATTTCGGCAAGATCGGGGTGGCCGCCATTCGGCTCTCGGAAGGGTCCCTGAAGGTAGGCGACCAGATCCACATCGTGGGCCATACGACCGATTTCACCCAGACCGTGGAATCGATGCAGATCGAGAACCGAAATGTCCAGGAGGCGGGGCCGGGCGCGGATATCGGGATCAAGGTCAAGGAGAAGGTGAGAGAGCACGACACCGTCTACAAGGTGGTCGGTTGA
- the galT gene encoding galactose-1-phosphate uridylyltransferase: MAQLRRDPITRMWVVVTTDHPRGPSDYLPFKPPYQFPSGEGACPFCPGNEALTPPETFCFRQEMGWSVRVVPNKFPFFRIEGEFDRRPEGMYDMMEAIGAHEIIIEAPEHHRTLSTMEPEQIGRILIAFKERMVDLERDRRFVQFLILKNYPGMFNRHPHSHLIAMPVIPRRIDEEIAGVMDYYQRKERCILCDILKEEMAARKRVVLETGHFLVFAPFASRFPFETWILPKAHGSDFHRISEPEREDLSRIIPALFSKFERLLSDPPFSLALHTSPVQERFHRPEYHWHIETRLRIGLREGFEWGTGFFVNPTPPEDAATYLREVCP; this comes from the coding sequence ATGGCGCAGCTGAGGAGAGATCCGATCACGCGGATGTGGGTCGTCGTGACGACCGACCATCCGAGGGGGCCTTCCGATTACCTTCCCTTTAAACCGCCTTATCAATTTCCGTCAGGGGAAGGCGCCTGTCCCTTCTGTCCGGGCAACGAGGCCCTGACCCCGCCCGAGACCTTCTGCTTTCGACAGGAGATGGGTTGGTCGGTGAGGGTCGTTCCGAACAAGTTTCCCTTCTTTCGAATCGAAGGGGAATTCGACCGAAGGCCGGAAGGCATGTACGATATGATGGAGGCCATCGGCGCCCACGAGATCATCATCGAAGCCCCCGAACATCATCGGACCCTTTCGACCATGGAGCCCGAACAGATCGGAAGGATCCTGATCGCCTTCAAGGAGAGGATGGTCGATCTGGAGAGGGACCGACGGTTCGTTCAATTCCTCATCTTAAAGAATTACCCGGGGATGTTCAACCGCCATCCCCACTCCCACCTCATCGCCATGCCGGTCATCCCCCGGCGGATCGACGAGGAGATCGCCGGCGTGATGGACTATTATCAGAGGAAGGAACGCTGCATTCTTTGCGACATCCTCAAAGAGGAGATGGCGGCCCGAAAGAGGGTGGTCCTCGAAACCGGCCATTTTTTGGTCTTCGCACCCTTCGCCTCCCGTTTCCCTTTCGAAACGTGGATCCTCCCCAAGGCCCACGGGTCCGATTTTCATCGGATCTCCGAACCGGAGCGGGAGGATCTCTCCCGGATCATTCCAGCGCTCTTTTCGAAGTTTGAACGGCTCCTCTCCGATCCCCCCTTCAGTCTCGCCCTCCATACCTCTCCCGTGCAGGAGCGATTCCATCGCCCAGAATATCACTGGCATATCGAGACCCGTCTCCGGATCGGTTTGAGGGAAGGGTTCGAATGGGGGACGGGGTTCTTCGTTAACCCGACGCCTCCGGAGGATGCGGCAACCTATCTGAGAGAGGTCTGCCCTTGA
- a CDS encoding DUF488 domain-containing protein, translating into MPKAPRVIYSLGTSRRSLREFVDLLREHAIEVGVDVRSFPQSRFPHFSRPVLSRELASEGIGYLYLGEELGGFRKEGYLRHMASEAFRRGMGRLERIGQKRRTAFFCAERFPWRCHRRWISEELIRRGWRVLHILGPGEIWEPGPEEVDILPGLF; encoded by the coding sequence ATGCCTAAGGCTCCCCGGGTGATCTACTCCTTGGGGACGAGCCGCCGCTCCCTCAGGGAATTCGTCGACCTCCTCCGGGAACACGCCATCGAGGTCGGCGTCGATGTCCGGAGCTTTCCGCAAAGCCGCTTTCCCCACTTTTCGAGGCCGGTCCTCTCTCGAGAACTCGCCTCCGAGGGGATCGGTTACCTCTATTTGGGGGAGGAACTGGGCGGCTTCCGAAAGGAAGGCTATCTCCGCCACATGGCCAGCGAGGCCTTCCGGAGAGGGATGGGACGGCTGGAGAGGATCGGTCAAAAGAGGCGGACGGCCTTCTTCTGCGCGGAGAGGTTTCCGTGGCGATGTCACCGGCGATGGATCTCAGAGGAGCTGATCCGGCGGGGATGGCGGGTCCTCCATATCCTCGGGCCCGGGGAGATCTGGGAGCCTGGCCCGGAGGAGGTTGACATCCTTCCGGGTTTGTTTTAA
- a CDS encoding endonuclease Q family protein encodes MKFIADFHLHSKYSRATSKDMEVETLARWAKKKGIALVGTGDFTHPTYFAELQSKLRPLGNGLFRLRKGEEAVHFILTTEVSNIYSQGGKVRRIHNMIFAPTFEVAEAIRLRLGRYGNLSSDGRPIFGFTAKELVQMILEISEDCLIVPAHAWTPWFSIFGAHSGFDSIEECFGELSPHIRVIETGLSSDPEMNWRLSALDEVTLISNSDAHSPNRLGREANGFDCELDYRAIIETLRTKDRRRLLFTIEFFPEEGKYHFDGHRQCGVLFSPAQTRAHQYLCPRCQKRLTIGVMHRVEELADRPEGFVPKQAVPSIHLIPLEEIISEALGVRVGTKAVEMEYDRLVERGGSEFRVLLEATPEELSTFVPREILEGILRMRQGKVSITPGHDGVYGKIDLFPEKRRASEAAEAQLKLF; translated from the coding sequence ATGAAGTTCATTGCCGATTTTCATCTCCATTCGAAGTACAGCCGTGCCACCAGCAAGGACATGGAGGTGGAGACCCTCGCCCGATGGGCCAAAAAGAAGGGCATCGCCCTGGTGGGGACGGGAGATTTTACGCACCCGACCTACTTTGCCGAGTTGCAATCGAAGCTCAGGCCCCTGGGCAACGGTCTGTTTCGGTTGAGGAAAGGGGAGGAGGCCGTCCATTTCATCCTCACGACCGAGGTGAGCAATATCTATTCCCAAGGCGGGAAGGTCAGGCGCATCCACAATATGATCTTCGCCCCGACCTTTGAGGTGGCCGAGGCGATCCGTTTAAGGTTGGGACGATACGGGAACCTCTCCTCCGATGGGAGGCCCATCTTCGGGTTCACAGCGAAAGAGCTCGTCCAGATGATCCTCGAGATCTCGGAGGACTGCCTGATCGTCCCGGCCCATGCCTGGACCCCTTGGTTCTCCATCTTCGGGGCCCATTCTGGATTCGATTCGATCGAGGAGTGTTTCGGCGAGCTCTCCCCTCATATCCGGGTGATCGAAACCGGCCTTTCTTCGGATCCCGAGATGAACTGGAGGCTTTCGGCGCTGGATGAGGTCACCCTCATCTCCAATTCCGATGCCCACTCCCCCAATCGTCTGGGCCGGGAGGCCAATGGCTTCGACTGCGAGCTGGACTACCGGGCGATCATCGAAACGCTCCGCACGAAGGACCGAAGGAGGCTCCTCTTCACCATCGAGTTCTTCCCCGAGGAAGGGAAGTACCACTTCGATGGCCACCGCCAATGCGGCGTGCTCTTCTCACCCGCCCAGACCCGGGCCCATCAATATCTCTGCCCAAGGTGTCAGAAGCGGTTGACCATCGGGGTCATGCATCGCGTCGAGGAGCTCGCGGACCGTCCGGAAGGCTTCGTCCCCAAACAGGCCGTCCCCTCGATCCACCTCATCCCCCTTGAGGAGATCATTTCCGAGGCCTTGGGGGTACGGGTGGGGACCAAAGCGGTGGAGATGGAGTATGACCGTCTGGTGGAGAGAGGAGGGTCCGAATTTCGGGTCCTCCTGGAGGCCACGCCCGAAGAACTGAGCACCTTCGTCCCCCGGGAGATCTTGGAAGGGATCCTCCGGATGAGACAGGGGAAGGTCTCCATCACGCCGGGCCATGACGGGGTCTACGGAAAGATCGATCTCTTCCCGGAGAAGCGAAGGGCCTCGGAGGCCGCCGAGGCCCAGCTCAAACTCTTTTAA
- a CDS encoding TolC family protein, with amino-acid sequence MAIKRWLGMLIGILLLAFRVEAQDVGKALTLEESIRLALERNLKLRSTMEGVKGSELRRRGAFTDLLAKWTGQYGYTFYNHPVTVGFSPVSVPGVGVVNTDREVFSLGTTITQPLFAGGALISNYRVEKLGVDLSKVDVERVKRDIVLQVKEDYFNILRAEKFLEVARQTVKQFEAQLEVARAFFEVGLVAKNDLLQAEVRLANARQGLVKAESDLVLAKAAFNLLLRNELDTPLKIVDILSYTPFPLTYEESLQEALRQRPEIRTAELKIEQAKEAVKIAKSNLYPSINLAGNYTRVSEEPLLVGGTRGERWTIQAQATLTLGDWGKTAYKVGESKVKLSQAELAKTELVEGIALEVKSGYQAMVVAEKNIRVAEKAIEQAEENLRMNEERYKHQVATATDVLDAVTLLAQARVNYYGALSEFNIAKAKLERAMGRM; translated from the coding sequence ATGGCGATCAAAAGGTGGTTGGGGATGCTGATAGGGATCCTTCTGTTGGCCTTCAGGGTCGAGGCCCAGGACGTCGGAAAAGCGCTCACCCTTGAGGAAAGCATCCGGCTGGCCTTGGAGCGGAATCTGAAGCTTCGCTCCACGATGGAGGGGGTGAAGGGGTCGGAGCTGAGAAGGAGAGGGGCCTTCACCGATCTCCTCGCCAAATGGACAGGACAATATGGATATACCTTTTACAACCATCCGGTCACCGTGGGGTTTTCGCCGGTCTCGGTTCCCGGCGTGGGCGTGGTCAATACCGATCGGGAGGTCTTCAGCCTGGGCACCACGATCACCCAGCCCCTCTTCGCCGGAGGAGCCCTGATCTCCAATTATCGGGTCGAAAAATTGGGCGTCGATCTCTCGAAGGTCGACGTGGAGAGGGTCAAACGCGACATCGTCCTACAGGTGAAGGAGGACTATTTTAACATTCTGAGGGCCGAGAAGTTCTTGGAGGTGGCCCGTCAGACCGTCAAACAGTTCGAGGCCCAGCTGGAAGTGGCCCGGGCCTTCTTCGAGGTGGGTCTGGTGGCGAAAAACGATCTCCTTCAGGCCGAGGTCCGCCTGGCCAATGCCAGACAGGGACTGGTGAAGGCGGAAAGCGATCTCGTCCTGGCGAAGGCCGCCTTCAATCTCCTCTTGCGAAACGAACTCGACACCCCTCTGAAGATCGTCGATATCCTCAGCTACACCCCTTTTCCGTTGACCTATGAAGAGTCCCTTCAGGAGGCCCTTCGCCAGCGGCCGGAGATCCGGACCGCCGAGTTGAAGATCGAACAGGCCAAGGAGGCGGTGAAGATCGCCAAGAGCAATCTCTATCCCTCCATCAACCTCGCCGGCAATTATACCCGGGTCTCCGAGGAGCCCCTGCTCGTGGGCGGGACACGCGGAGAACGGTGGACCATCCAGGCCCAGGCGACCCTCACCCTGGGCGATTGGGGGAAGACCGCCTACAAGGTGGGGGAGAGCAAGGTGAAGCTTTCCCAGGCCGAGCTCGCCAAGACGGAGCTGGTGGAGGGGATCGCCCTGGAGGTGAAGAGCGGTTATCAGGCGATGGTCGTTGCCGAGAAGAACATCCGCGTGGCCGAGAAGGCGATCGAACAGGCGGAGGAGAATTTGAGGATGAACGAGGAGCGCTACAAACATCAGGTCGCCACGGCCACCGATGTG
- a CDS encoding TetR/AcrR family transcriptional regulator: MKTLTRREKERLTHREEILRAAERLFAAKGFYHTPMSEIAQAAEFGTGTLYTYFKSKEELYFTLIDEKTDEIYRKIQAELRRKAPALERIERVLSLQLEFMERNRDFFKIYTSESSRFAWLIKEEYGKKIHDKMVRYLHLLSQVFKQGMKRGEFKPMDPLDLAHAFEGIVHSFIFEWMIHPKPYSLPSKAATILEIFLRGAKR, from the coding sequence ATGAAGACCCTGACCCGCCGGGAGAAAGAACGCCTCACCCACCGGGAGGAGATCCTTCGGGCCGCCGAGAGGCTCTTTGCGGCCAAGGGGTTTTACCATACCCCCATGAGCGAGATCGCCCAGGCGGCCGAGTTCGGAACGGGGACGCTCTACACCTATTTCAAATCGAAGGAGGAACTCTACTTCACCCTCATCGATGAGAAGACCGATGAGATCTATCGGAAGATCCAGGCCGAGCTCCGGAGAAAGGCCCCCGCCCTGGAGCGGATCGAAAGGGTCTTGAGCCTTCAATTGGAATTCATGGAGCGAAACCGGGATTTTTTCAAGATCTACACCTCCGAGAGCAGTCGCTTCGCCTGGCTCATCAAGGAGGAGTACGGCAAGAAGATCCACGATAAGATGGTCCGATACCTCCATCTTCTCAGTCAGGTCTTCAAACAAGGGATGAAGAGGGGCGAGTTCAAACCGATGGACCCCCTCGACCTGGCCCATGCCTTTGAAGGGATCGTCCACTCCTTCATTTTCGAATGGATGATCCATCCCAAACCCTACTCCCTTCCGTCCAAGGCAGCGACCATTCTCGAGATCTTCTTAAGAGGGGCAAAACGTTGA
- a CDS encoding response regulator transcription factor, whose translation MAPKKKILIIDDERDIVKALTLRLQSKGYRTVVAYDGAQGLFMAHKEKPHLIILDIRMPAGDGFSVVEKLKESKRMGRIPVIFLTGSPERNGEDRARELGVRYYIKKPYDPEELLDAVRRALEAPLETEGR comes from the coding sequence ATGGCCCCCAAGAAGAAGATCCTCATCATCGATGACGAAAGGGACATTGTCAAGGCGTTGACCCTCAGGCTCCAGTCGAAGGGTTATCGAACCGTGGTGGCCTACGATGGCGCCCAAGGCCTGTTCATGGCGCACAAAGAGAAGCCCCATCTGATCATCCTCGATATCCGGATGCCCGCAGGCGACGGGTTCAGCGTGGTTGAGAAGCTCAAGGAGTCGAAACGGATGGGCCGGATCCCCGTCATCTTTCTCACGGGGAGCCCCGAAAGGAACGGTGAAGATAGGGCCAGGGAATTAGGGGTTCGATACTACATCAAGAAGCCCTACGACCCGGAAGAACTGCTCGATGCGGTCCGAAGGGCCCTTGAGGCCCCCCTTGAAACAGAGGGTCGATGA
- a CDS encoding tetratricopeptide repeat protein gives MGIPRLKRYEKLFEALKARVAENPDYPDLRHQLALFHFAQGDPEGAERELLEALRLNPKYQEAALHLGCLYLEQGRWEEARSVTRSIARKRSKTPLFREILGQMAQGGRPKSEADRASPPEKGQRLRDVKPHLRRLRGQFHLLVAILLAREGRLGQALKDLEKAAEWIPPTSQFYYYKGMIYYHSGDYRRGIAEFKKALSLDPHHGMAHAHLGELYGLTGRISEAIRHLERAVALHPRYADLHYQLGLLYSGQRRYPEAIAQLKRALRLNPNYLFARINLGDLYEKTGRWKKAQQAYERVLQLTPEDEHVKRRLERILEKRG, from the coding sequence ATGGGAATCCCGAGACTAAAACGGTATGAGAAGCTCTTTGAGGCGTTGAAGGCCCGGGTGGCGGAGAACCCCGATTACCCGGATCTCCGGCACCAGCTCGCCCTCTTTCACTTTGCTCAGGGAGACCCTGAGGGCGCTGAAAGGGAGCTGCTTGAGGCCCTTCGGCTCAACCCCAAATATCAGGAGGCCGCCCTCCATCTCGGCTGTCTCTATCTGGAGCAGGGAAGGTGGGAGGAGGCGAGGTCGGTCACCCGCTCCATCGCGAGAAAGAGGTCGAAAACCCCCCTCTTTCGAGAGATCTTAGGCCAGATGGCCCAAGGGGGAAGACCGAAATCGGAGGCCGATCGGGCCTCGCCTCCCGAAAAGGGCCAGCGCCTCCGTGACGTTAAACCTCACCTCCGGCGTCTCCGGGGACAATTTCACCTTCTGGTGGCGATCCTCCTCGCCCGCGAGGGGAGGCTCGGCCAGGCGCTCAAGGACCTGGAAAAGGCGGCCGAGTGGATCCCTCCCACGTCCCAGTTCTATTACTACAAAGGGATGATTTACTATCATAGCGGCGACTACCGGAGGGGGATCGCTGAATTCAAGAAGGCCTTGAGCCTCGATCCTCACCACGGGATGGCCCATGCCCATCTCGGGGAACTTTACGGGCTGACCGGAAGGATTTCGGAGGCGATTCGACACCTGGAGAGGGCCGTGGCGCTCCACCCCCGATACGCCGATCTCCACTACCAGCTCGGCCTCCTCTATAGCGGACAGAGGCGGTATCCGGAGGCCATCGCCCAATTGAAGAGGGCCCTTCGCCTCAATCCCAACTACCTCTTCGCGAGAATCAACTTGGGAGACCTCTACGAAAAGACCGGAAGATGGAAAAAGGCGCAACAGGCCTACGAGAGGGTCCTCCAGCTCACCCCGGAGGATGAGCACGTAAAAAGACGCCTCGAACGGATTCTGGAGAAAAGGGGATGA
- a CDS encoding glycosyltransferase family 9 protein, whose protein sequence is MIPSGTGRFRTVRSMIVIHQGALGDFILALPTLSALRETFPQARTAMMGYPRILQLAKDRFYADEIYSVDQRGMASFFVREGGLDHDLSRFFSGFDLIVVFGKDREGPLIQNLRKVSRGEILHLDSLPKWDEGVHLADHLLNQLSQYGLSPGERLPRLFLKGEDRDWANHFWLTHGVNPEERSKIILLHPGSGSRKKVWPLNRFLDLLRWLSPRLEGRFLVVLGPAEGPEVQKAFEQVDGPRPVIARGLSLVELASVMEGARLFIGNDSGISHLAAALRIPVVAIFGPTDPRVWSPRGEKVVVIRKGLPCTPCAEERFFLCKEMACLDQITLSDVIEGLRQMGLKV, encoded by the coding sequence ATGATCCCATCCGGAACGGGAAGGTTCAGGACGGTTCGGTCGATGATCGTCATCCACCAAGGGGCTCTGGGCGATTTCATCCTGGCCCTTCCCACCCTTTCTGCCCTCCGCGAGACCTTCCCCCAGGCCCGGACAGCGATGATGGGTTATCCCAGAATCCTTCAACTGGCCAAGGACCGTTTTTATGCGGACGAAATTTATTCGGTCGACCAGAGGGGCATGGCCAGCTTTTTCGTCCGGGAGGGGGGGTTGGACCACGACCTCTCCCGTTTCTTCAGCGGCTTCGACCTCATCGTCGTTTTTGGAAAGGATCGGGAAGGCCCGTTGATTCAGAATCTAAGAAAGGTCTCCCGGGGAGAGATCCTTCACCTGGACTCCTTGCCCAAGTGGGATGAGGGGGTCCACCTCGCCGACCATCTATTGAACCAGCTATCCCAATACGGCCTCTCTCCCGGGGAGAGGCTTCCCAGGCTCTTTTTAAAAGGTGAGGATCGGGACTGGGCAAACCATTTCTGGCTGACCCACGGGGTAAATCCTGAGGAGCGATCCAAGATCATCCTCCTCCACCCTGGAAGCGGGAGCAGGAAGAAGGTCTGGCCCCTGAATCGGTTTTTAGATCTTCTCCGCTGGCTTTCCCCTCGCCTGGAGGGAAGGTTTCTGGTGGTCCTCGGCCCTGCCGAAGGTCCGGAGGTTCAGAAGGCCTTCGAACAGGTGGATGGACCTCGGCCGGTGATCGCCAGGGGGCTCTCCTTGGTGGAGCTTGCCTCGGTGATGGAGGGAGCCCGGCTCTTCATCGGAAATGATTCCGGGATTTCCCACTTGGCCGCTGCGCTACGGATCCCCGTCGTGGCCATCTTCGGCCCGACCGATCCCCGGGTCTGGTCTCCACGGGGAGAGAAGGTGGTGGTCATCCGGAAGGGCCTGCCCTGTACCCCGTGCGCGGAAGAACGATTCTTTCTCTGCAAAGAGATGGCCTGCCTGGATCAGATCACCCTAAGCGACGTCATAGAAGGGCTCCGTCAGATGGGGCTTAAGGTTTAA
- a CDS encoding M23 family metallopeptidase — translation MRRPHLQDRFQRDRRRFVRRLLLLGPLGTAVIALTVYLFLLPHQPIPSRQRPSEAETIEQKISPPLQPTYQVKEGALLPKGSFSDSLRRSGIPPDRVDQIVGLLKPLIDFRRLKAGHFRYTADEAGEMVAFVFEAGPIEIYEIDRGPQGYVARRKEVPLQTRLERVEGVIRSSLFEAMEAAGEKETLVLSVADILSAEIDFYKEVKEGDRFRILVEKAYKGGEFIRYGLIHAIEFHRGERVIRGIHFEGDYYNERGLSLKKAFLKSPLRFTRISSRFSRARKHPILGGLLPHYGVDYAAPEGTPVWAVADGVVVSCGWGGGFGKQVVLDHRNGYKTYYGHLSRFGPRIRKGVQVKQKEVIGYVGSTGLSTGPHLDYRLAKDGRFRNPLSEKFPLGHPIDPRKMEGFQQRRDQVLAWLNGERVEEGRRGSDGVPIKGGG, via the coding sequence TTGAGACGCCCCCATCTCCAAGACCGGTTTCAAAGGGATCGGAGGAGGTTTGTTAGGCGACTCCTCTTGCTCGGCCCTCTCGGAACGGCGGTGATCGCCTTGACGGTTTATCTCTTCCTCCTGCCTCATCAACCCATCCCATCGAGGCAGAGGCCTTCGGAGGCGGAGACGATCGAACAGAAGATCTCCCCGCCCCTTCAACCGACCTACCAGGTCAAAGAGGGCGCCCTTCTGCCAAAGGGCTCCTTTTCTGACTCGTTGAGGCGGAGCGGGATTCCTCCGGATCGGGTCGATCAGATCGTCGGCCTGCTCAAACCCCTCATCGATTTTAGAAGATTGAAGGCCGGGCATTTCCGGTATACGGCGGATGAAGCGGGAGAGATGGTGGCCTTTGTCTTTGAGGCCGGCCCGATCGAGATCTATGAGATCGACCGAGGCCCCCAGGGATATGTGGCGAGGAGGAAGGAGGTCCCGCTCCAGACCCGCCTCGAAAGGGTCGAGGGAGTGATCCGCTCCTCCCTTTTTGAGGCCATGGAGGCTGCCGGAGAGAAGGAGACCCTGGTCCTCTCGGTGGCCGATATCCTCTCGGCTGAGATCGATTTCTACAAGGAGGTGAAAGAGGGGGATCGGTTTCGGATCCTCGTCGAGAAGGCCTACAAAGGAGGCGAGTTCATCCGGTATGGCCTGATCCATGCGATCGAATTTCATCGGGGGGAGAGGGTGATCCGAGGGATCCATTTCGAGGGCGACTATTATAATGAAAGGGGCCTCTCGTTGAAAAAGGCCTTTTTGAAATCGCCCCTCCGTTTTACCCGGATCAGCTCGCGCTTCAGCCGGGCGAGGAAACATCCCATCCTTGGAGGCCTCCTGCCCCATTACGGGGTCGATTATGCGGCGCCCGAAGGGACGCCCGTCTGGGCGGTGGCCGACGGGGTCGTGGTCTCCTGCGGCTGGGGCGGAGGATTTGGAAAACAGGTCGTCCTCGACCATCGGAATGGATACAAGACCTATTACGGCCATCTCTCGAGGTTCGGGCCGAGGATCCGGAAGGGAGTCCAGGTGAAGCAGAAGGAGGTGATCGGTTACGTGGGCTCCACAGGGCTTTCCACAGGGCCCCACCTCGATTACCGGTTGGCGAAGGACGGGAGATTCAGAAACCCCCTGAGCGAGAAGTTTCCTCTCGGGCACCCCATCGATCCAAGGAAGATGGAGGGCTTTCAACAGAGGAGGGATCAGGTACTGGCCTGGCTTAATGGAGAGCGGGTCGAAGAAGGGAGACGAGGATCCGATGGGGTCCCCATCAAGGGAGGTGGGTGA
- a CDS encoding DUF763 domain-containing protein yields MKTGIAHLPLHQGKAPAWLFQRMKRLAGEIAFILIDLHGPEAMLLRLSDPFWFQAFGCVLGFDWHSSGVTTTVCGALKEGLKGMEGELGLFIAGGKGRASRQTPFEIEEICQLRSIDGTPLIYASRMAAKVDSAALQDGYSLYHHTFFFTSSGHWAVIQQGMNDETRYARRYHWLSQGVQDFVCEPHWAVCCDRRNGGLNLVALESERSRRAITAVANEGPEFLAREGRKVNELFLPRAHPVPGERVRLERLEKVFRRIHERAPKGFEELLGIEGVGPQTLRALSLIAELVEGVSPSFKDPTRFSFAHGGKDGHPYPVNRKAYDRTIELLAEAIEKAKIGERERIEAIRRLSGFARHPLWESA; encoded by the coding sequence ATGAAGACAGGGATAGCCCATCTTCCACTCCATCAGGGGAAGGCGCCTGCCTGGCTCTTTCAGAGGATGAAGAGGCTGGCCGGGGAGATTGCCTTTATCCTCATCGACCTCCACGGACCGGAGGCGATGCTTCTCAGGCTCTCCGATCCTTTCTGGTTTCAGGCCTTCGGATGTGTCCTCGGATTCGATTGGCACTCGAGCGGGGTGACCACCACGGTCTGCGGCGCCCTGAAGGAGGGGCTTAAGGGGATGGAGGGAGAGCTGGGGCTTTTCATCGCCGGCGGGAAGGGAAGGGCCTCGAGACAGACGCCCTTCGAAATCGAGGAGATCTGTCAGCTTCGGTCCATCGACGGAACCCCCCTGATCTATGCCAGTCGGATGGCCGCCAAGGTCGACAGCGCTGCCCTCCAGGACGGATACTCCCTCTACCATCATACCTTCTTCTTTACCTCCTCTGGCCACTGGGCCGTCATTCAACAGGGCATGAACGATGAAACCCGGTACGCCCGGCGGTACCATTGGTTGAGTCAGGGGGTGCAGGATTTCGTCTGCGAACCCCACTGGGCGGTCTGCTGCGATCGGCGGAATGGAGGCTTAAACCTCGTTGCCCTCGAAAGCGAAAGAAGCAGACGGGCGATCACCGCGGTGGCCAACGAAGGGCCAGAGTTCCTCGCTCGCGAGGGGAGAAAGGTGAACGAACTCTTTCTTCCCCGAGCCCACCCTGTCCCAGGGGAGAGGGTCCGTCTGGAGCGGTTGGAGAAGGTCTTCAGGCGGATCCATGAGCGGGCGCCCAAGGGGTTCGAGGAGCTTTTGGGCATCGAGGGCGTCGGTCCCCAGACCCTGAGGGCCTTGAGCCTCATCGCCGAACTGGTCGAGGGGGTAAGCCCCAGTTTCAAGGACCCGACGCGATTCAGCTTCGCCCACGGCGGGAAGGACGGGCATCCCTATCCGGTTAACCGGAAGGCCTACGATCGGACGATCGAGCTCTTGGCAGAGGCGATCGAAAAAGCAAAGATCGGGGAGCGGGAAAGGATCGAGGCCATCCGCCGCCTTTCCGGATTCGCCCGCCACCCCTTATGGGAGTCTGCCTGA